In Mixophyes fleayi isolate aMixFle1 chromosome 4, aMixFle1.hap1, whole genome shotgun sequence, the following proteins share a genomic window:
- the LOC142150526 gene encoding extracellular calcium-sensing receptor-like → MQAFIFAVEEINKSPDLLSNISLGFQIFDTCSVLRRAAEGTLWMLSGGPEKVPNYRCGKEGPLAGVVGDSGSTRSILMAQILGLYRYPQISYFSSSPFLSNRNLFPSFFRTIPSDAFQSRGLAELILHFGWTWVGFLASDNDYGQLGIQLVKQESIKAGVCVAFIENILTGQPNRNAPHIVKVIKDSTAKVVVVMSSDSDFMPVVEELANQNVTGKIWLLHYIKTVNFQTKDKTRVFFNDEGDPQVIYDIVNWQLSSMTTLEQVIVGSYNLSSPDWNTLNIDNAAIIWAIGDKKVPQSKCSPSCPSGFRKVTIPGKPSCCFECVPCPQGEISNKTDSVDCQECSWDMWPNRLQNMCLPRTIEFLSYNEAMGVNLATIAIFSSVVPIGILVVFIHYRTTPIVRANNWSLSCLLLISLCFCFLCSLGFIGYPQPEKCLLRQVAFGLVFSFCISCVLAKTITVVIAFKATRPGTRLKQWTGTKVSYSVIAICVIIQVCICVMWLSCSPPFPEYDKQTQSGVIVISCNEGFSLAFWTMLGYLALLATVSFIVAFLARRLPDSFNEAKYITFSMLAFLSVWISFIPASLSSRGKYTVAMEIFAILSSSWAVVVCIFFPKCFVILFRPDMNSRGLLMRKDHDRK, encoded by the exons ATGCAGGCCTTCATATTCGCTGTGGAGGAGATCAACAAATCTCCTGACCTTCTCTCCAACATCTCCCTGGGGTTCCAGATCTTTGACACCTGTTCTGTCTTGAGACGAGCAGCAGAAGGGACCCTGTGGATGTTATCCGGAGGACCAGAAAAGGTCCCAAATTATCGCTGTGGTAAAGAAGGACCCCTTGCTGGTGTTGTTGGTGATTCTGGGTCTACACGTTCCATCCTCATGGCTCAGATATTGGGTCTTTATAGATACCCACAG ATCAGTTACTTTTCTAGCAGCCCCTTCCTTAGCAATCGGAACTTGTTTCCTTCCTTCTTCCGTACAATACCTAGTGACGCTTTTCAGTCCAGAGGCCTAGCTGAGCTAATATTGCACTTTGGCTGGACATGGGTGGGGTTCCTAGCATCTGATAATGACTATGGCCAACTGGGCATCCAGTTGGTAAAACAAGAATCAATCAAAGCTGGGGTTTGTGTGGCCTTCATTGAGAATATATTGACTGGTCAACCCAACAGGAATGCTCCACACATTGTAAAAGTTATTAAGGACTCGACAGCTAAGGTTGTGGTAGTGATGTCCTCGGATTCAGATTTTATGCCGGTAGTAGAAGAACTGGCAAATCAAAATGTGACTGGGAAAATCTGG CTTCTCCATTATATTAAAACTGTCAATTTTCAGACAAAAGACAAAACACGTGTATTTTTTAATGATGAAGGAGATCCTCAAGTCATCTACGACATTGTGAACTGGCAGTTAAGCAGCATGACCACCTTGGAGCAGGTCATAGTTGGAAGTTATAACTTGAGCTCACCAGATTGGAATACTTTGAATATTGACAATGCTGCCATTATATGGGCCATAGGTGACAAAAAG GTTCCTCAATCAAAGTGCAGTCCAAGCTGTCCTTCAGGATTTAGAAAGGTGACTATTCCAGGAAAACCCAGCTGCTGTTTTGAGTGTGTTCCATGCCCACAAGGAGAGATTTCAAATAAAACAG ATTCTGTCGATTGCCAGGAGTGTTCCTGGGATATGTGGCCCAATCGCCTCCAGAATATGTGCTTACCAAGGACTATTGAGTTTCTTTCTTACAATGAAGCTATGGGTGTTAACCTGGCAACCATTGCCATATTCTCTTCAGTTGTCCCAATTGGCATTTTGGTAGTTTTCATCCACTACAGAACTACACCCATAGTCCGAGCCAATAACTGGTCTCTCAGCTGTCTTCTCCTCATATCACTATGCTTTTGCTTCCTTTGTTCATTAGGCTTTATTGGATACCCACAACCCGAGAAGTGCCTGCTGCGTCAGGTGGCATTTGGTTTGGTTTTTTCTTTCTGCATCTCTTGTGTTCTGGCCAAGACTATTACAGTTGTCATTGCCTTCAAGGCCACCAGACCGGGAACTAGATTAAAACAATGGACTGGCACAAAAGTGTCCTACTCTGTTATTGCAATTTGTGTTATTATTCAAGTATGTATTTGTGTGATGTGGCTTTCTTGCTCACCTCCATTTCCAGAATACGATAAACAAACACAGTCTGGTGTCATCGTTATTAGCTGCAATGAGGGTTTTTCCCTTGCGTTCTGGACTATGCTAGGATATCTTGCCCTCTTAGCCACCGTCAGTTTCATTGTTGCCTTCTTGGCTAGAAGACTACCTGACAGCTTTAATGAGGCCAAGTACATCACCTTCAGCATGTTGGCCTTCCTCAGTGTTTGGATATCCTTTATCCCAGCCTCACTCAGCTCACGTGGGAAGTATACTGTGGCGATGGAGATCTTCGCCATCTTGTCCTCTAGCTGGGCTGTGGTGGTTTGTATATTCTTCCCAAAATGTTTTGTCATATTGTTTCGACCAGACATGAATTCCAGAGGACTTCTGATGAGGAAAGACCATGATCGTAAATAG
- the LOC142150527 gene encoding extracellular calcium-sensing receptor-like, giving the protein MQALIFAVEEINKSPDLLPNISLGFQIFDTCSVLRRAAEGTLWMLSGGQEKVPNYRCGKEGSLAGIVGDSGSTRSILMAQILGLYRYPQISYFSTSPFLSNRNLFPSFFRTIPSDAFQSRGLAELILHFNWTWVGLLAIDNDYGQLGIQLVKQELIKAGACVAFIENILTGQPNRNAPHIVKVIKDSTAKVVVVMSSDSDFMPVVEELANQNVTGKIWVASESWSTSTLLAKERFQKVLVGTIGFAVHGGQMPGFEEYLNSLHPSKSPSDLFIMEFWEQTFSCKWTNLHNLDGWIDNKTIHACTGEEQLEGSITNIDFRIPFSVYTSVYTFAWALQNLLHCKPGAGPFHHGTCANISSLHPWQLLHYIKTVNFQTEDKTRVFFNDEGDPQVIYDIVNWQLSTMTTLEQVIVGSYNLSSLDWNTLNIDNAAIIWAIGDKKVPQSKCSPSCTSGFRKVTIPGKPSCCFECVPCPQGEISNKTDSVDCQECSWNMWPNLLQNMCLPRTIEFLSYNEAMGINLATIAIFSSVVPIGILVVFIHYRTTPIVRANNWSLSCLLLISLCFCFLCSLAFIGYPQPEMCLLRQVAFGLIFSFCISCVLAKTITVVIAFKATRPGTRLRQWTGTKVSYSVIAISVLIQVCICVMWLSCSPPFPEYDKQTQSGVIVISCNEGFPLAFWTMLGYLALLATVSFIVAFLARRLPDSFNEAKYITFSMLAFLSVWLSFIPASLSSRGKYTVAMEIFAILSSSWAVVVCIFFPKCFVILFRPDMNSRGLLMRKDNDRK; this is encoded by the exons ATGCAGGCCCTCATATTCGCTGTGGAGGAGATCAACAAATCTCCTGACCTTCTCCCCAACATCTCTCTGGGGTTCCAGATCTTTGACACCTGTTCTGTCTTGAGGCGGGCAGCAGAAGGCACCCTGTGGATGTTATCCGGAGGACAAGAAAAGGTCCCAAATTATCGCTGTGGTAAAGAAGGATCCCTTGCTGGTATTGTTGGTGATTCTGGGTCTACACGTTCCATCCTCATGGCTCAGATATTGGGTCTTTATAGATACCCACAG atCAGTTACTTTTCTACCAGCCCATTCCTTAGCAATAGGAACTTGTTTCCCTCTTTCTTCCGTACAATACCTAGTGATGCTTTTCAGTCCAGAGGTCTTGCTGAGCTAATATTGCACTTTAATTGGACATGGGTTGGGTTACTAGCAATTGATAATGACTATGGTCAACTGGGCATACAGTTGGTAAAACAAGAATTAATCAAAGCTGGGGCTTGTGTGGCCTTCATTGAGAATATTTTGACTGGTCAACCCAACAGGAATGCTCCACACATTGTAAAAGTTATTAAGGACTCGACAGCTAAGGTTGTGGTAGTGATGTCCTCGGATTCTGATTTTATGCCTGTGGTAGAAGAGCTGGCAAATCAAAATGTGACTGGGAAAATCTGGGTAGCAAGTGAATCATGGTCAACCTCTACCCTTCTTGCAAAAGAAAGGTTCCAAAAAGTTTTAGTAGGCACGATTGGTTTTGCAGTCCACGGTGGTCAGATGCCAGGATTTGAAGAATACCTCAACAGCCTACACCCCTCAAAGTCCCCCAGTGATTTGTTTATAATGGAGTTTTGGGAGCAGACTTTTTCTTGCAAGTGGACTAACCTCCATAATTTAGATGGCTGGATAGACAACAAAACAATCCATGCATGTACAGGGGAAGAACAATTAGAGGGCTCCattacaaatatagattttagaatACCTTTTAGTGTTTACACCTCAGTTTATACCTTTGCATGGGCCTTACAAAACTTGCTTCATTGCAAACCAGGGGCTGGACCATTCCATCATGGCACCTGTGCTAATATCTCATCATTGCATCCTTGGCAA CTTCTCCATTATATTAAAACTGTCAATTTTCAGACAGAAGACAAAACACGTGTATTTTTTAATGATGAAGGAGATCCTCAAGTCATCTACGACATTGTGAACTGGCAGTTAAGCACCATGACCACCTTGGAACAGGTCATAGTTGGAAGTTATAACTTGAGCTCACTAGATTGGAATACTTTGAATATTGACAATGCTGCCATTATATGGGCCATAGGTGACAAAAAG GTTCCTCAATCAAAGTGCAGTCCAAGCTGTACTTCAGGATTTAGAAAGGTGACTATTCCAGGAAAACCCAGCTGCTGTTTTGAGTGTGTTCCATGCCCACAAGGAGAGATTTCAAATAAAACAG ATTCTGTTGATTGCCAGGAGTGTTCCTGGAATATGTGGCCCAATCTCCTCCAGAATATGTGCTTACCAAGGACCATTGAGTTTCTTTCTTACAATGAAGCTATGGGTATTAATTTGGCAACCATTGCCATATTCTCTTCAGTTGTCCCAATTGGCATTTTGGTAGTTTTCATCCACTACAGAACTACACCCATAGTCCGAGCCAATAACTGGTCTCTCAGCTGTCTTCTCCTCATATCACTATGCTTTTGCTTCCTTTGTTCATTAGCCTTTATTGGATACCCACAACCCGAGATGTGCCTGCTGCGTCAGGTGGCATTTGGTTTGATTTTTTCTTTCTGCATCTCGTGTGTTCTGGCCAAGACTATTACAGTTGTCATTGCCTTCAAGGCCACCAGACCGGGAACTAGATTAAGACAATGGACTGGCACAAAAGTGTCCTATTCAGTTATTGCAATTTCTGTTCTCATACAAGTATGTATTTGTGTGATGTGGCTTTCTTGCTCACCTCCATTTCCAGAATACGATAAACAAACACAGTCTGGTGTCATCGTTATTAGCTGCAATGAGGGTTTTCCCCTTGCGTTCTGGACTATGCTAGGATATCTTGCCCTCTTGGCCACCGTCAGTTTCATTGTTGCCTTCTTGGCTAGAAGACTACCTGACAGCTTTAATGAGGCCAAGTACATCACCTTCAGCATGTTGGCCTTCCTCAGTGTCTGGTTATCCTTTATTCCAGCCTCTCTCAGCTCACGTGGGAAGTACACTGTGGCGATGGAGATCTTCGCCATCTTGTCCTCTAGCTGGGCTGTGGTGGTTTGTATATTCTTCCCAAAATGTTTTGTCATATTGTTTCGACCAGACATGAATTCCAGAGGACTTCTGATGAGGAAAGATAATGACCGTAAATAG